GGCGCGCTCCTGGCCAGCCTCCTCTGGGAGGTGGCGAAGCAGTTGCTGCGGCTCTACATCGCCGAGTTCGGCCTCTACGACCAGATCTACGGGCCGCTGGGCATCCTCGTGGCGTTCATCATGTTCGTCTACTACTCGGCAGTGGTCTTCGTGCTGGGCGCCGAGTTCGTGGCCGCGCTCGAGCGGGGACGGCGCGCCCGGGACTGAACGTGCCGCGCGCCGTCGCCGGTGGTCCGGCCGCGTCAGTTGTGCTATTCTGTGCCGCGCTGCCGTGAGGGAGATGGGAACGCCACAAGACGCAACCGCGCACGGGAGGGATGGGCTCCCATGATGCTCAAGGACAAGGTGGCGGTCGTGACAGGCGCCGGCCGGGGGATCGGGCGGGAGATCGCCGTCCTGATGGCCAGCGAGGACGCCAAGGTCGTGGTGAACGATTTCGGTGGCACAGAAGACGGCACCGGCGGGGCGGCCGGTCCCGCGGACGAGGTGGTCAGCGAGATCAAGGGGTTCGGCGGCCAGGCGGTT
The nucleotide sequence above comes from Candidatus Rokuibacteriota bacterium. Encoded proteins:
- a CDS encoding SDR family NAD(P)-dependent oxidoreductase, coding for MMLKDKVAVVTGAGRGIGREIAVLMASEDAKVVVNDFGGTEDGTGGAAGPADEVVSEIKGFGGQAVASYDSVATMTGGRNIVQAALDHFGRVDIVVNNAGILRDRMIFNMTEEEWDAVINTHLKG